The region ACAGTTTTGGCACGGACAGTGAGAGGACGGAAAATGGCACAAGATAAGCTAGTTGGCTTAAACCGGCGCAATCTTCTATCGCTAATCGGTATGACTGCAGGCAGTATGACGATGTACCACGCCATGACTACGCTCGGGCTGGCTGGTGAGTCTAGATACAACGGACCAATAAAGCTGGAAGGCGCTCCGAAGGACACTTCCGTCTTGATTCTTGGAGCAGGATTGGCGGGTATGACGGCAGCACTCGAACTGCGTCAGGCCGGTTACAACGTGAAAATACTGGAATACAACAATCGAGTAGGTGGCCGAAATTGGACGATACGCGGCGGCGATAGCGTGAAGGAACTGGGCGGCGAGATCCGGAATTGTGAATTTGATGAGGGGCTTTACATCAATCCTGGTCCGTGGCGAATTCCGTATCATCACCATGGCTTGCTCGCATACTGCAAGCGGCTGGGCGTGGTGCTAGAGCCCTTCCAACAACTCAACCACAACGCGTTCCTGCACTCCACAAGGGGGGGCGGCGGCAAGCCGCAGCGAGTGCGTTACGTTATGACCGATATTCGGGGACACATATCAGAGCTGCTGTGTAAGGTGACGCGCAAGGGCGCACTCGAAGGGAGTGTCACTAAGGAAGATCAGGAGATGCTACTTGAGGCCCTTCGCTCCTGGGGCGCGTTGGATGAGAATTATGCCTACCAGAATAGCACACACGTGAGAGAGTTTCGCGGTTCGGTCGAAGCCTATCGCGCGGGGAGAAATAGCGTCGTGCCAACGTCCGGAAAGCCGCTGAGCCTTTCCGAAATACTAGGTTCGGGCCTTTGGAGCGATCTAGCCGCTTTTGCGCGCTATGAATTCCAAACAACCATGTTCCAGCCACGTGGCGGCATCGACCTGATTGGCAAGGCTTTCAGCAAGGAAGTGGACGACCTCGTCACCTATAACGCCAAGGTGACAAAGATCGAGCAGGACGAGAAGCGCGTCACGGCCTATTACGAAGACAGCGAGAATCCCGGTACAATACAGCGGGCGAGCGGCGACTGGTGCGTATGTACGATTCCCCTGACGATCCTCAGTCAAATCGACATCAATGTCAGCGCCGAAATGCTCGCAGCGATCAAAGCTGTACCCTATGCATCATCCGTGAAGGTAGGCCTACAGTTCAAGCGTCGTTTTTGGGAGGAAGATGACCTGATTTTCGGGGGCGTGAGCTACACCAATCTGCCGATCCGGCAGATTTCTTATCCAAGCAGTGACTTCAATACGAAGGGAAAGGGCGTTCTGCTGGGCTGTTACACTTGGAATGGGCCGAATTCCTATGAGTTCACGTCAATGGCTCCCGAGGAACGCGTGAAGCGGGTTGTCGAATACGGTGCGCGGATCCATCCTCAATACAAAGAGGAGTTCGAAAATGGCGTTTCCTGGGCCTGGCATCGCTCCCCGTTTACACTTGGCTGCGCCGGGGACTGGACGGAAGACACCCGCAGGGAACACTTCAATAATCTTTGCAAGATCGACGGTCGCGTAGTAATCGCCGGCGAGCATGCATCCCAAGTCCCGGCCTGGATGGAGGGGGCGATTCTCTCCTCACTAGACGCAATCACAAGGCTTCATAAGCGCATCATGGCTGGCTGATAATACGTTGCGACCAATTGAAGGTTTTTTCCGATGGCGAAAAACTCCAAAGGGCCTCTAGGCTCCGTTGTTGTTTCAATCTTGACGATGGCGCTCGCTGTCCCCGTCGGAGCCCAAGTAATGTTGAGCGACGGTGAGAACTTCAGTGAACAAAGCGGGGAAGCGCTGTATGCGAACGTCTGTGCCGCTTGTCATATGAACCATGGGGAAGGTGCGATGGGGGCAGGCAAATATCCGGCCCTTACTCAAAATCAGAATCTAGTGGTCGGGGATTACCCAGTTTACTTGGTGCTCCACGGGCATACAGGCATGCCACCTATCGGTCATATGATGAGCGATGACCAAGTTGCTGCCGTCGTTAACTACGTGCGCACAAATTTCGGCAACAATTACGAAAATGAAGTGACACGCGAGGACGTGGCGGACATCCGATAAGGCGAACACGACGGTCCGTTTCGAAAGAAGAGAATGACCGCAGCAAGCCAAATTCTCTACGGCGTCGACTCATAAACTCTGGCACCATATTCTTGTTGCGACGAGCTTTACGGCGGCGAGGTAGTTTTCCGGGTGCTTGTCATATCGGGTTGCGATGCCTCGGAACTGCTTGATCCTGTTGAAGAACCGTTCCACGAGATTACGTTGCCGATAGACCCAGCGCGAAAATACAAAGAGCCCTTGCGATTACTCTTCGGCGGGATGTTGGCCCAGGCCTTTCTCTCGGCGGCCTTAGCCCGTATGGCATTCGTGTCATAACCCTTGTCGGCCAGCAGGATGTCCCCCTCGCCAAGCTCATCCGTCAGCGCGTCGGCTTCGGCACAATCGGCGATCTGTCCACCAGTCAGACGCAGATTGACCGGGCGACCTTCGGCATCGACGAGCGCATGGATTTTGCTCGTAAGGCCGCCGCGGGAACGTCCCATGCCACCATCGTCTCCATCCCTTTTTTCCCGTGTCCGCGTGCTGGTGAACGCGGACACAGGTCGAGTCGATCATGACGATGTCGCCATCGTAGGCCTTGGACACCGCTTCAAGAAGCCGATCCCATACCCCGGCTTTGCGCCAGCGGACGAAGCGGTTGTAACAGGTCGTCGGCGGGCCATAGCGTTCCGGAACTTCCGCCCAAGGCGAGCCCGTTCGAAACCGCCAGAGGATGCCATTCAGTACCCGCCGATCATCAACGCGGGCAACGCCGCGTGGCTTGTTGGGTAACAACGGCGATATAATCGACCATTCGTGGTCAGTCAGTTCGTAGCGACGACCGTCATCAAATGCTTCCCTATTTCGAAGCCTTGAATCACGGCGGTCGATAAATGCCAAGAAATTTTATGAGTTTACGCTGTAATCTTCCAGGAGCGATCAATCCTGGCGGATCCAGGGGGGACGAACGTGTGCTGCAGGCACACATGAAGGGAGTTCAACATGAACAACTAACGTGTGGACAAGCTGCGTGAAAGATGAGGGTGGGCCCCTCGGGATCGGCTTTCAGGAGCAGGTTCCAAACCAGTCCGAGCTGCTTGCTGCGGTAAAGAGCCGTGGTGGTGAGCGTCGGATCAAAAGCTCATGGCATGACCATGAGCAGGTGCGTGTCCGAAAGACGAACAAACGTGAACCCTCGAAGACTCGTCGTAAACTGGTCAGATACCGTCAAAATCAGGGGCGGTTCGTTCCTCTGAGACAAGTCCGTCAGGAGCCTGATTATCGGGCGGACGGCGGTCGGCGGTGAGAGGGCGTGAGTCGGTCACAGGCTTTTGCGCGGAACTGCAGGAACCAGCTTTCTGATGCCAAGGGAGAAGCACAAGCGGCACATCACCGTGAGGCGAGAGTACAGATACAGGAAGTTGGGGCGAACCGACCCGTAGTAGTGATGAAGGCGCTTTAATGGAGCTGGAGCAAAGGGCTCGGATCAGGTGGTCGTATTTTCGAAACAACTGGAGACAGGATGACGTCGGCGGATACGACAGACAAGCCGTTTAGGATCGATAAGCGGCTGGTGTACGAAGCTTATAAAGCGGTCAAATCCAATGGTGGTGCGGCCGGAGTGGATGGGCAGACGATCGAGCAGTTCGAAGCCGACTTGAAGGGTAATCTCTACAAGATCTGGAACGGGATGAGTTCGGGAAGCTACTTTCCGCCACCGGTCCGTGCCGTCCCCATTCCCAAAAAGACTGGGGGCCAGCGGATTTTGGGTGTGCCCACCGTGAGCGATAGGATCGCGCAAATGGTGGTCAAACGGCTCATTGAACCGGAACTTGATCAGATCTTCCGGCCAGATTCCTACGGCTACCGACCGGGCAAATCTGCTCTGGACGCGGTAGGGATCACGCGTCAGCGGTGCTGGAAATATGATTGGGTTTTAGAGTTTGATATCAAGGGCCTAAATGACAACTTGGCGCACGATCTCTTGCTCAAGGCGGTCCACAAGCATGTCAAGGGTCAAGGGGCGTTGCTCTATATCGAAAGATGGCTGACGGCGCCCTTGGAACAGGATGGACAAAGGATAGGGCGGATCGCGGTACCCCGCAAGGGGGTGTGGTCAGTCCGATTCTTTCAAATCTGTTCCTGCACTACGCATTTGATCTCTAACCGGACATACCCCGACCTCCCATGGTGCCGGTATGCGGATGACGGTCTGGTGCACTGCCGGACCGAACAGGAAGCGGAGGCCGTCAAGGCTGCCCTTCAAGCAAGGCTGGCGGAATGCCAGCTGGAAATGCATCCCACCAAAACCAAGATCGGTTACTGCAAAGACCCCAAACGCAGGGGAACGTATCCGAACGTCAGCTTTGACTTTCTCGGATACTGTTTTCGACCGCGAGTGGTGAGAAATCCGCAAAATGGGCGACTGTTCTGCCGATTTACGCCGGGGGTTGCTCCCTCGGCGCTGAACCACATGCGGGCGACGATCCGGGACTTGAAACTCCGACAGAAAACGCATGTGTCGCTGGCCGACATTGCTCGCGAGATCAATCCGCTCCTCCGGGGGTGGATTGCGTATTACGGGCGGTTTACGCCATCGGCGCTGGATGCCTTGCGGCGTTACGTCAATCAGACGCTGTGCGTGTGGGTGAGAAGGAAGTTCAAGCGCTATGCCCGTTCGACCCAAGCAGGGAAATTTCTACAACGCCTTGCCCAAAGTCGAACGAAGCTTTTCGTGCATTGGCAGCTCGGAATAACCGGTAAGTTCGTCTGATGGGAGCCGTGTGAAGCGACAGTTTCACGCACGGTTCTGAGAGCGCGGAGGGTGAAGTCCCTCCGCGACTCGCCCGATCGCGACATGGCTTCAAACGCCGCTACTAAGAATGGTCTCGTCCTCCCGAGCCTTTGCCGCAACGCAAGCGGAATGATGGTGCAGCCGCTCGGCGCGGCGACCGAATGTGAGTTTGAACCGGCAATGGAAACAGGCCCGTTCACGCGAACAGGCTCAGCCTTGGATGCCGAAAGAGCGACCGAAGAAAACATGCGATGGAGTTCTTGACCCGATCTTCCCATATGAGTCGCTCGCTCCCAAGAACGTAAATGGTCAAGCGAGGACAGAAGCATCGGCGCTGCAGTTAACTGAACGGATCTGTGATGCTGTATCCTTCAGCATCGTTCGCGCTGTTGTCCAAGACATGACTGTTTGTTGGCAAGCCTGCCATCTGACAAGAGGGCACTAGCAAAAGGAATACGAAGCTCCCAGAAGAAGGCCTTGCAAACTCTTATTTAGATCATCCTTCGCGAGGCGCCTCCTTCGCCCCGGAGATTGAGGTCGATATTTCGTCCGGTTCGCAAAGGGACGGAAATGGTGCGATTGACCACCTGATCAGATTAACGGCACGCTCCAGCATCATTTCTGTCTGAGAACGACTTGACGAACATGCGATGACATGTCCAATCGAGTCTAAATAATCACCTCTTCTGACGATTTGTGCCTTTGGTGTAACGTAAAATTTGACCTCGTTGACACCCGGTACAGCAGCCGCGCGATTGTCACCACTGATCCAATCGAGGATGCCATCGCCCTCCGGAAGCAGGCTCCTCACTGCTGCTATGTGCGAATGCTTTGCTCGCAAGTCACAAATTTGTTGGCCGATGACAAGATTGATGTGCGCCGTGATCAAATCAACGCCGTACGCCAGTTGAACCAGTCTAGCTTCCCCGGTCGGAAGGCGGGGATTAACTTCAATGACAACTGGGCCATCGTTCGTCCATCGGAATTCAATGTTTGCCGGTCCCCATCCAAGACCGAGAGCTCGCAAGCAGCTAAGTGAAACATCGATGATGCGTTGAAGTTCGGTTTCAGTCAGCGGGGCAGGAAAGGTGTATTCACGAAAGACGAAATGTGGCGGGGGGCCGAAGTCAGCGGTACCAATTGCAATGACTTGGTTTCCCATTGTATTAGCGCCGTAGTACGGGCCTTGTGCGAATTCTTCGACGAGTATCTTCGGCGAAGATTGCCACGGGTGATCTCCGTCGAGCAGATGGCTCGTATGTTGAGCTAACTCTTTGGCATCCCGGCACAATCGGACACCGCTGCCGCCGAGGCCTGCGGTTGGCTTTAGTATCACCGGCAGACCAATCTTCTCCGCTGAGCATTCCACCTCCATTGCATCTGTTGCCAAGCGGTAAGCAGGTACTGGAACTCCGTATTCCGCGAGTACTTGGCGTTGCACAAATTTGTCGCAGCATCGATCAATCGATGCGGGGTCCGGTCCAGGTAGAGTGAAGTGTCGACAGAGTCGGGCAACTGTTGCATAGACTGTCTCGCTCGGGCTTGGAAACCCGGTAATGCCAGCAATCTCATAAGTCGTGCTTAACTGGTAGCATTCGCGGATTAACGCATCGAGATCGTCTGTATCGACACAGATTGTCTGAACCTCGTTCGCGCCAAGATAGTCGTACTGAGCTGGATCTGCAGACAGAGTAATAAGATGGAGACCAAGCCGCTGAGCCGCTTGGACGTACAGCGGGCCATTAGCCCGTGAACCTTCAATTAAGATGAGTGTTCTTCCTTTCATTGGCGTCAACCTCCATGTGGCGTGCTTTCAGGCGAGCTGAGGATGAATTTCCATCAGTTTTTACGCACGCCTCTCCGCGGATTTGCGGGTGAACGTATCATTGCCGAGCAATCTGCGAACGCGAAGATTTTGTAAATTTTTTCTGAGAGGACGTGCGACGACGTCTAATATTGCTGTGGCAAACTACTGTCATCCGTGAGCGCGACGAACAACCCACCTTTTCTTTTGTGAATGAGGCCGTGAGATAAGCTCCTTCATCGATAGGAGCGGAATGGAATGGTTGGAGATCGCGTTGATGCCATGCTTGAAGTCATGGATGAAGGCATGCATGAAGCCAGGCATGAGGGAAAGTATCGCCGGATCGAGGTGATCACCGGTCGGCGCCAGCGGCGGAATTGGACTGACGAGGAGAAGGCGCAGATCCTTGCGGAAAGCGCAGAACCTGACGTGAACATCTCGGCCGTTGCCCGGCGCTGGGGCGTCAATCGCGGCTTGCTGAATGTGTGGCGACGGGATGCCGGACTAACCTCTCAACGGTCGGCAAAGGCCAGTTTGCCGTCTGCCGTGTTCGTGCCGGTGACAGTGGTTGGGGATGGCGCACGACACGAAGGCTCGCCATCGAATGCCTCGGAGGTTCTTGCTGGCCGAATTGAGATCGAAATTGCGGGCGCACGCATGACGGTTATCGGCTCGGTGGCGCCCGAGTTGGCGCAGGCGATGGTGGCGGTGTTGCGAGGGCGCCGGTGATCGGACTTTCACCAAGCGGTGTGAAGATCATGGTTGCGACGCGACCTGTCGACTTCCGGCGCGGCATGAATGGCCTGGTGGCGTTGGTGGCGTCAGCCCTTGCGGCCGATCCATATTTATGCATCGGGTGAGATTTTGTGGCGGAGCCATTACGGCGCCAGCCGGGGACTGCCAAATCTAGAATTCTCCGCCACATAATATTTCATGCCTCTCTGACGGGCGCGGGATCCCCCTGCGCCGCAATACTGGAGGGG is a window of Rhizobium tropici CIAT 899 DNA encoding:
- a CDS encoding flavin monoamine oxidase family protein, whose product is MAQDKLVGLNRRNLLSLIGMTAGSMTMYHAMTTLGLAGESRYNGPIKLEGAPKDTSVLILGAGLAGMTAALELRQAGYNVKILEYNNRVGGRNWTIRGGDSVKELGGEIRNCEFDEGLYINPGPWRIPYHHHGLLAYCKRLGVVLEPFQQLNHNAFLHSTRGGGGKPQRVRYVMTDIRGHISELLCKVTRKGALEGSVTKEDQEMLLEALRSWGALDENYAYQNSTHVREFRGSVEAYRAGRNSVVPTSGKPLSLSEILGSGLWSDLAAFARYEFQTTMFQPRGGIDLIGKAFSKEVDDLVTYNAKVTKIEQDEKRVTAYYEDSENPGTIQRASGDWCVCTIPLTILSQIDINVSAEMLAAIKAVPYASSVKVGLQFKRRFWEEDDLIFGGVSYTNLPIRQISYPSSDFNTKGKGVLLGCYTWNGPNSYEFTSMAPEERVKRVVEYGARIHPQYKEEFENGVSWAWHRSPFTLGCAGDWTEDTRREHFNNLCKIDGRVVIAGEHASQVPAWMEGAILSSLDAITRLHKRIMAG
- a CDS encoding c-type cytochrome, with amino-acid sequence MAKNSKGPLGSVVVSILTMALAVPVGAQVMLSDGENFSEQSGEALYANVCAACHMNHGEGAMGAGKYPALTQNQNLVVGDYPVYLVLHGHTGMPPIGHMMSDDQVAAVVNYVRTNFGNNYENEVTREDVADIR
- the ltrA gene encoding group II intron reverse transcriptase/maturase; the encoded protein is MTSADTTDKPFRIDKRLVYEAYKAVKSNGGAAGVDGQTIEQFEADLKGNLYKIWNGMSSGSYFPPPVRAVPIPKKTGGQRILGVPTVSDRIAQMVVKRLIEPELDQIFRPDSYGYRPGKSALDAVGITRQRCWKYDWVLEFDIKGLNDNLAHDLLLKAVHKHVKGQGALLYIERWLTAPLEQDGQRIGRIAVPRKGVWSVRFFQICSCTTHLISNRTYPDLPWCRYADDGLVHCRTEQEAEAVKAALQARLAECQLEMHPTKTKIGYCKDPKRRGTYPNVSFDFLGYCFRPRVVRNPQNGRLFCRFTPGVAPSALNHMRATIRDLKLRQKTHVSLADIAREINPLLRGWIAYYGRFTPSALDALRRYVNQTLCVWVRRKFKRYARSTQAGKFLQRLAQSRTKLFVHWQLGITGKFV
- a CDS encoding ATP-grasp domain-containing protein — translated: MKGRTLILIEGSRANGPLYVQAAQRLGLHLITLSADPAQYDYLGANEVQTICVDTDDLDALIRECYQLSTTYEIAGITGFPSPSETVYATVARLCRHFTLPGPDPASIDRCCDKFVQRQVLAEYGVPVPAYRLATDAMEVECSAEKIGLPVILKPTAGLGGSGVRLCRDAKELAQHTSHLLDGDHPWQSSPKILVEEFAQGPYYGANTMGNQVIAIGTADFGPPPHFVFREYTFPAPLTETELQRIIDVSLSCLRALGLGWGPANIEFRWTNDGPVVIEVNPRLPTGEARLVQLAYGVDLITAHINLVIGQQICDLRAKHSHIAAVRSLLPEGDGILDWISGDNRAAAVPGVNEVKFYVTPKAQIVRRGDYLDSIGHVIACSSSRSQTEMMLERAVNLIRWSIAPFPSLCEPDEISTSISGAKEAPREG
- the tnpA gene encoding IS66-like element accessory protein TnpA, giving the protein MVGDRVDAMLEVMDEGMHEARHEGKYRRIEVITGRRQRRNWTDEEKAQILAESAEPDVNISAVARRWGVNRGLLNVWRRDAGLTSQRSAKASLPSAVFVPVTVVGDGARHEGSPSNASEVLAGRIEIEIAGARMTVIGSVAPELAQAMVAVLRGRR